GCTGGTCAAGACCCTGCCTCAGAGGCAATGGGAGGTAGCGCGGGAGTTTAGACGGCGGATTAAAGCAACCTTTGAGAAAGAGGGAATCGAGATGCCTTATCCCACGCGAGTGCATCTGACACGGATCGAGAGCCTTCCGCCAAAAGAACAGCTATAAGCTGACAGCTAATAGCTGAAGGTTGTTCTTAAGGTACCTTGACCGCTGTGAAGACCGGAGGTAGAATAACTGCACGGCTGTACTGGCGAGAAGGAAGACTGCCATGCAAGACGAAATAGTCCCGACAGTCCTTGAGGCGTATCGTAAGGCCATCGAGCAGGACCCCGAGAACATCGAGGCCCGGTACCAGCTTGCGCTGGAGTATCACCAGACAAGACAGGTAAAGGAAGCGATCGCTGAGATGCAACGGGTGATCATACTTGACCCCAAGCGCCTCGATGCCCATTTTCAACTCAGCCTCTGGTATTACGGGCGGTGTATGTTCCACGCCGCCATTGACGCCGCTAAAAAAGTCTTAGCTCTGGACCCTACCCACCCGTGGGCCTACTATCGAATGGCGATGTCCTACTTCCATCTGGGTAAGCTGGATCTGGCTATACAGAGTTTCGGGAAGGTGCTGGACGCAGACCCCACGCATATCATGGTGCATTACCACCTTGGCATTATCTATGAGCGGAAGCGGATGTGGCAGGATGCGATCCGGGAATTCTCACAGGTGGTGTCCGAGAATCCTGAGGCTGCCTCCTCTCACTTTCACTTGGGACTTGCCTACAAGCGGCTAGACATTCGCGACCTGGCCATCGGAGAATTCATGACGGCTCTGAGCCTCGACGGCGAAGACAA
The Candidatus Methylomirabilis sp. DNA segment above includes these coding regions:
- a CDS encoding tetratricopeptide repeat protein — encoded protein: MQDEIVPTVLEAYRKAIEQDPENIEARYQLALEYHQTRQVKEAIAEMQRVIILDPKRLDAHFQLSLWYYGRCMFHAAIDAAKKVLALDPTHPWAYYRMAMSYFHLGKLDLAIQSFGKVLDADPTHIMVHYHLGIIYERKRMWQDAIREFSQVVSENPEAASSHFHLGLAYKRLDIRDLAIGEFMTALSLDGEDNASLEQLHTLQE